A region of Thermovibrio ammonificans HB-1 DNA encodes the following proteins:
- the rimM gene encoding ribosome maturation factor RimM (Essential for efficient processing of 16S rRNA) encodes MKRKRTVKEILERRKMKAFNHEGEVLIGKVVGVHGLKGELKVKSESDIFERQLEAVDSLTLYRGTRKEEVTVESVKPYKDIYLIKFKEINDRSQAEETIGGELWIDENERVELEEGEFYYEELLGLKVFTEDGRELGVIKNILEQPASHILEVEKSDGKTVLIPFIEQFVKEIDLKNGKVTVSLIEGMES; translated from the coding sequence GTGAAGAGGAAGAGGACGGTTAAGGAGATTTTAGAAAGGCGCAAGATGAAGGCCTTCAATCACGAAGGAGAGGTCCTTATAGGAAAAGTCGTCGGCGTTCACGGACTCAAAGGTGAGTTAAAGGTAAAGTCTGAGTCGGACATATTTGAAAGGCAGCTCGAAGCCGTTGACTCTCTTACACTCTACAGGGGGACGAGGAAAGAAGAGGTTACAGTTGAATCTGTAAAACCATATAAAGACATATACCTGATAAAGTTTAAGGAGATAAACGACCGCTCCCAGGCAGAAGAGACAATAGGAGGAGAGCTCTGGATAGACGAAAACGAAAGGGTAGAGCTTGAAGAGGGAGAGTTCTACTACGAGGAGCTTCTCGGCCTTAAAGTTTTCACCGAAGACGGCCGAGAACTCGGAGTTATAAAGAACATCCTGGAGCAACCCGCAAGCCACATCCTTGAAGTTGAAAAGAGCGACGGAAAAACGGTTTTGATACCCTTTATAGAGCAATTCGTTAAAGAGATAGACCTTAAAAACGGCAAAGTTACAGTTTCCCTCATAGAGGGCATGGAGTCGTGA
- the trmD gene encoding tRNA (guanosine(37)-N1)-methyltransferase TrmD, producing the protein MRIDVLTVLPGLFDCFLREGVIGKALERGLVSVNVYNIRDFTTDKHRVVDDVPYGGGPGMVLKPEPIFGAYEKLSKEGPKPFVILTEPWGEKFNQEMALEFSKLPRLLIICGRYEGVDERVKKLVDREVSIGDYVLTGGELPAMVIMDAVIRLTPGVLGNRESLEADSFMDRGLMGYPNYTRPAEFKGMRVPEVLLSGHHAKIERWRKKESLKKTLKRAPELIEKLKREGKLTEEELKLLKEIEQEENIGNG; encoded by the coding sequence GTGAGAATAGACGTTTTAACCGTTCTCCCGGGCCTTTTCGACTGCTTTCTGAGAGAGGGGGTTATAGGAAAAGCCTTAGAACGTGGCCTTGTATCCGTTAACGTTTACAACATAAGAGACTTTACAACCGACAAACATAGAGTTGTAGACGACGTCCCCTACGGCGGTGGGCCCGGAATGGTTTTAAAACCCGAACCCATCTTTGGGGCATACGAAAAACTCTCGAAGGAAGGGCCAAAACCCTTCGTTATACTCACAGAGCCTTGGGGAGAGAAGTTCAACCAAGAAATGGCCCTGGAGTTCTCAAAACTCCCCAGGTTACTAATCATCTGCGGCCGCTACGAAGGGGTCGACGAAAGGGTTAAAAAGCTGGTAGACCGAGAAGTCTCCATAGGCGACTACGTTCTAACCGGCGGAGAGCTTCCCGCCATGGTAATTATGGACGCCGTTATAAGGCTAACCCCGGGGGTTTTAGGGAACCGAGAGAGCCTTGAAGCAGACTCCTTCATGGACAGGGGGCTTATGGGCTACCCCAACTACACGCGCCCGGCCGAGTTCAAAGGAATGAGAGTTCCCGAAGTTCTCCTTTCGGGACACCACGCAAAAATAGAGAGGTGGCGCAAGAAAGAGAGCCTAAAGAAAACCCTCAAAAGAGCCCCCGAGCTCATAGAGAAACTCAAAAGAGAAGGTAAACTCACAGAAGAGGAGCTTAAGCTCTTGAAAGAGATAGAACAGGAGGAGAACATTGGCAACGGTTGA
- a CDS encoding FmdB family zinc ribbon protein — translation MPIYEFKCKECGEEFEKFVISYSQIGQVKCPKCDSNNVVKKVSACAVGGSDSGSSGGSCTAFG, via the coding sequence ATGCCGATATACGAGTTTAAGTGCAAGGAGTGCGGAGAGGAGTTTGAGAAGTTCGTTATCTCTTACTCTCAGATAGGGCAGGTGAAGTGTCCCAAGTGCGACTCCAACAACGTTGTTAAGAAGGTTTCTGCCTGTGCGGTAGGCGGAAGTGACTCCGGTTCTTCCGGAGGCTCCTGCACGGCGTTTGGCTGA
- a CDS encoding ferritin-like domain-containing protein, giving the protein MKRREFLSVILGILSEAAISPSALANPTDNIQDFFTMCTVALSHEYGAIIQYVNHAGITKSKKAESVFLKNMLDEVKHAREIAKILIKEGGFPSAGIWPYQTDKKLQKLLQYDVDLEVSAVNLYSRMLEAPEAARYRDTIYTIPKDEELHKRRLSNLLRTIKGASAEKGSSKAKPSVP; this is encoded by the coding sequence TTGAAGAGGAGGGAGTTTTTAAGTGTTATCCTGGGGATTCTCTCCGAAGCGGCAATCTCTCCCTCTGCCCTTGCAAATCCTACCGACAACATTCAAGACTTCTTTACAATGTGCACCGTTGCCCTCTCTCATGAATACGGAGCCATTATTCAATACGTAAACCACGCAGGGATAACCAAGTCTAAAAAGGCCGAATCGGTCTTTCTGAAGAACATGCTCGACGAAGTAAAACACGCCCGGGAAATTGCGAAAATACTCATAAAGGAGGGCGGCTTTCCCTCGGCAGGAATCTGGCCCTACCAAACCGACAAGAAGCTGCAGAAACTACTCCAATACGACGTAGACCTCGAGGTATCGGCCGTGAACCTCTACAGCCGGATGCTGGAAGCCCCCGAAGCGGCCCGCTACAGGGATACCATCTACACGATACCCAAAGACGAGGAGCTTCACAAACGCCGCCTCAGCAACCTTTTAAGAACCATTAAGGGAGCTTCCGCTGAAAAAGGCAGTTCAAAAGCTAAACCGTCTGTTCCGTAG
- a CDS encoding HD-GYP domain-containing protein gives MVSRLLYRDIKNFNYSGTLSDLEAFLNSDSRLVGVEVYTFMQTYPVAKLFKSDVRHLPRCSKDLFKEPCIYVEEATLAKDPPTRLVLYFSNRALLSTYRIFQAVLLMFDIYLFIATVLFLWASYSGIKKRIESIVQLLSNPLELQKKFDKKKKDEFLEIEKKIYKLYKAIRKEFNFNFKLLTLSSELLYYLVKAEALEDFISTVNSLFKMRNIAVKVAKTPQCPKGFTSRRLSHSGFYVCHRKIPSRFLETILNIIDTVLLAAKEKEKNRRVLLQTIEAFAKAIDAMSPWTRGHSSRVAAVAEFIGRKLELSEKELENLKIGALLHDIGKLGVPVSILDKNGKLTDEEYEIIKKHPEIGYRILEPIETFKEILPIVLYHHERCNGSGYPKGLKCEEIPKLAKIVAVADVIEAMTAKRPYKEPHPFEEVLKHLKENSGKLYDPKIVKVVEENAQELKELLERIREDEESQPAERGDRQDRQRASDPTQQKGQTCPRSGGD, from the coding sequence GTGGTCTCCCGCCTGCTCTACAGAGACATAAAGAACTTCAACTACAGCGGAACCTTAAGCGACCTTGAAGCCTTTCTAAACAGTGATTCAAGATTAGTAGGGGTAGAAGTCTACACCTTCATGCAGACCTACCCGGTGGCCAAGCTGTTTAAATCGGACGTCCGCCATTTGCCCCGCTGCTCAAAGGACCTCTTCAAAGAGCCCTGCATCTACGTAGAGGAGGCCACCCTTGCCAAAGACCCACCGACCCGCCTCGTCCTCTACTTCTCGAATCGGGCCCTTCTATCGACCTACCGGATTTTCCAGGCGGTTCTCCTCATGTTCGACATCTACCTCTTCATCGCTACCGTGCTGTTCCTCTGGGCCTCCTACAGCGGCATAAAGAAGAGAATAGAGTCGATAGTCCAACTCCTCTCAAACCCCCTCGAACTCCAGAAGAAGTTCGATAAAAAGAAAAAAGATGAGTTCCTCGAGATAGAGAAGAAAATCTACAAACTCTACAAGGCCATAAGGAAAGAGTTCAACTTCAACTTTAAACTCCTGACTTTAAGCTCGGAGCTCCTCTACTACCTGGTAAAGGCCGAGGCCCTGGAGGACTTTATCTCTACCGTGAACTCCCTCTTTAAAATGAGGAACATAGCGGTAAAAGTGGCAAAAACCCCTCAGTGTCCGAAAGGTTTCACATCAAGACGGCTCTCCCACTCGGGCTTTTACGTCTGCCACCGGAAAATACCGTCCAGGTTCCTCGAAACCATCCTGAACATAATAGACACGGTACTCCTTGCCGCCAAAGAGAAAGAGAAAAACCGCAGAGTCCTCCTCCAGACCATAGAGGCCTTCGCCAAAGCGATAGACGCAATGTCCCCCTGGACCCGGGGTCACAGCAGCAGAGTTGCAGCAGTTGCCGAATTCATAGGCAGGAAACTTGAACTCTCCGAGAAAGAGCTTGAGAACCTAAAAATCGGGGCCCTGCTCCACGACATAGGCAAACTGGGCGTTCCCGTCTCCATACTCGACAAAAACGGAAAACTAACCGACGAAGAGTACGAAATCATCAAAAAGCACCCCGAAATCGGCTACAGAATCCTCGAGCCCATAGAGACCTTCAAAGAGATACTCCCGATTGTCCTCTACCACCACGAAAGGTGCAACGGAAGCGGTTACCCCAAGGGCCTTAAGTGTGAAGAGATACCCAAACTTGCTAAAATAGTCGCCGTGGCCGACGTTATAGAGGCGATGACCGCTAAGCGCCCCTACAAGGAGCCGCACCCGTTTGAAGAGGTCCTTAAACACTTAAAGGAAAACAGCGGGAAGCTTTACGACCCCAAAATTGTTAAAGTTGTAGAGGAAAACGCACAAGAGCTCAAAGAGCTCCTGGAGAGGATTCGAGAAGATGAAGAGTCTCAGCCAGCTGAGAGAGGAGATAGACAGGATAGACAGAGAGCTTCTGACCCTACTCAACAGAAGGGCCAAACTTGCCCAAGAAGTGGGGGAGATTAA
- the pheA gene encoding prephenate dehydratase, translating into MKSLSQLREEIDRIDRELLTLLNRRAKLAQEVGEIKKKKGLPFYVPGREAKILSKLEELNQGPLPPESVRAIFREIISACRALEEPTKVAFLGPQATFTHLAALKQFGTSSDLRPKESIEDVFDEVEKGRVDYGVVPIENSIEGVVNYTIDMFLDTDLKISGEVFVPVNLHLMSKEGELSKVKRVYSHRHALAQARKWLSENLPGAELIEVSSTAKAAEIASAEPGSAAVASEAAALLYDLNILAKNVQELSRNFTRFLVIGKSDSEYPSGRDKTSVMFSTRHEAGALFKALQPFAVYDVNLTKIESRPTKKKPWEYVFFVDLDGHRKEDRVAKALKELEESCSFFKVLGSYPAGFRE; encoded by the coding sequence ATGAAGAGTCTCAGCCAGCTGAGAGAGGAGATAGACAGGATAGACAGAGAGCTTCTGACCCTACTCAACAGAAGGGCCAAACTTGCCCAAGAAGTGGGGGAGATTAAGAAGAAGAAAGGCCTTCCCTTCTACGTTCCCGGCAGGGAAGCGAAAATACTCTCAAAACTGGAGGAGCTGAACCAGGGCCCACTACCTCCCGAAAGCGTAAGGGCAATCTTCAGGGAGATAATCTCGGCCTGCAGGGCCCTTGAAGAGCCGACAAAAGTGGCCTTCCTCGGCCCCCAGGCAACCTTTACCCACCTTGCGGCCCTCAAACAGTTCGGCACCTCTTCCGACCTGCGTCCGAAGGAGTCCATAGAGGACGTATTCGACGAAGTCGAGAAAGGAAGGGTAGACTACGGCGTTGTCCCCATAGAGAACTCAATAGAGGGTGTTGTTAACTACACCATAGATATGTTCCTCGACACCGACCTGAAGATAAGCGGAGAAGTTTTCGTTCCCGTTAACCTCCACCTGATGAGTAAGGAGGGGGAGCTCTCCAAGGTGAAAAGGGTTTACTCCCACCGCCACGCCCTCGCTCAGGCCCGTAAGTGGCTCTCTGAAAACCTGCCCGGAGCGGAGCTCATAGAGGTTTCAAGCACGGCCAAGGCGGCCGAAATCGCAAGCGCCGAACCCGGAAGTGCTGCAGTCGCAAGCGAAGCCGCCGCCCTGCTCTACGACCTAAACATTTTGGCAAAGAACGTTCAGGAGCTCTCCCGAAACTTCACCCGCTTCCTTGTTATAGGGAAGAGCGACTCCGAATACCCCTCCGGCAGAGACAAAACCTCCGTTATGTTCAGCACCCGCCACGAGGCCGGAGCACTCTTTAAGGCCCTTCAACCTTTTGCCGTTTACGACGTTAACCTTACCAAAATTGAATCCCGCCCCACGAAGAAAAAGCCGTGGGAATACGTCTTTTTCGTTGACCTTGACGGCCACAGGAAGGAGGACAGGGTGGCAAAAGCCCTGAAGGAGCTTGAGGAGAGCTGCTCCTTCTTTAAAGTCCTCGGCTCTTACCCGGCGGGGTTTAGAGAATGA
- the hisB gene encoding imidazoleglycerol-phosphate dehydratase HisB: MMRKSKALRKTNETEIEIAVNLDGTGSYSVKTDIPFLTHMLELFSRHSLIDLEVVATGDVEVDHHHLIEDVGIVLGEAIERALGDKRGINRYGFFTLPMDETLISAAIDLSGRPYFVYGGFPQFKTLMGIEFDLFREFWKSFSYSLKCNLHINCHYGLNLHHMAEGTFKAVARALRVAVSVDERVKGVPSTKGKL; the protein is encoded by the coding sequence GTGATGAGAAAATCAAAAGCCCTTAGGAAGACAAATGAAACAGAAATAGAGATAGCTGTGAACCTTGACGGAACCGGCTCCTACTCGGTTAAGACCGACATTCCCTTTTTAACCCACATGCTGGAGCTCTTCTCCCGCCACTCTTTGATTGACCTTGAAGTTGTTGCAACCGGCGACGTTGAAGTTGACCACCACCACCTAATTGAAGATGTCGGGATAGTTTTAGGAGAGGCAATTGAGAGGGCGTTGGGCGATAAGAGGGGTATAAACCGCTACGGCTTCTTTACCCTTCCGATGGACGAAACCCTCATTTCTGCCGCCATTGACCTTTCCGGCCGCCCCTACTTTGTTTACGGGGGTTTCCCCCAGTTTAAGACCCTGATGGGGATAGAGTTTGACCTCTTCAGGGAGTTCTGGAAGTCTTTTTCTTACTCGCTAAAGTGCAACCTCCACATTAACTGCCACTACGGTTTAAACCTCCACCACATGGCAGAGGGAACCTTTAAGGCAGTTGCAAGGGCTTTGAGAGTTGCGGTTTCAGTAGATGAAAGGGTAAAGGGAGTACCTTCCACAAAGGGTAAGCTATGA
- a CDS encoding nucleotidyltransferase family protein has product MKGADVVRLLREKKDYLRREFGVKELLLFGSFARGDEGEESDVDLVVEFFPEYETFRNYMALKGYLEELLGRPLDLLVKGGIKRHFLTEIEKEALNV; this is encoded by the coding sequence ATGAAAGGCGCTGATGTAGTCAGGCTTTTAAGGGAAAAGAAGGACTATTTGAGAAGGGAATTCGGGGTAAAGGAGCTCCTCCTCTTTGGCTCCTTTGCCCGCGGAGACGAGGGTGAGGAGAGCGACGTTGACCTTGTTGTTGAGTTTTTTCCAGAGTATGAAACTTTCCGTAATTACATGGCTTTGAAAGGTTATCTTGAGGAGCTTCTCGGTAGGCCGCTTGACCTTCTGGTCAAGGGAGGTATCAAGAGGCACTTCCTGACGGAGATAGAGAAAGAGGCTTTAAATGTCTGA
- the hemL gene encoding glutamate-1-semialdehyde 2,1-aminomutase, giving the protein MRVERSKALFEEAKKYIPGGVNSPVRAFKSVGDVPRFIERAKGSHIWDVDGNEYIDYVCSWGPMILGHAHPKVVEAIQKQAEKGTSYGAPTELEVELAKMIVELVPSVEKVRMVNSGTEATMSAIRLARGYTGRNKVIKFEGGYHGHVDALLVKAGSGLTTFGVPTSPGIPEDFAKHTITVPFNDIDALKRVIDEVGHDVAAVIMEPVMANAGLIIPEPGFLEAVRELTAEKGIVLIFDEVITGFRLSLGGAQEYFGVTPDLSCFGKIIGGGLPVGAFGGKAEIMDHLAPEGPVYQAGTLSGNPLAMAAGIATLKELQKPGVYQELRSKTEKLSEGLKEAAKAAGIYDKLHFKQIESISIVYFTPKEVKNYQDALTSNTQAYAAFFRKMLQQGVYLAPSQFEVAFMSTAHTQEDIEKTVKAAEVAFKEAAQLL; this is encoded by the coding sequence ATGAGGGTTGAGCGCTCAAAAGCCCTCTTTGAGGAGGCAAAGAAGTACATTCCCGGAGGGGTAAACAGCCCCGTAAGGGCCTTTAAGTCTGTCGGCGATGTTCCCCGCTTTATTGAGAGGGCCAAGGGAAGCCACATCTGGGACGTTGACGGAAACGAGTACATTGACTACGTCTGCTCGTGGGGGCCGATGATTTTGGGCCACGCCCACCCTAAGGTCGTTGAGGCAATTCAGAAGCAGGCGGAGAAGGGAACCAGTTATGGCGCTCCCACCGAGCTTGAGGTTGAGCTTGCAAAGATGATTGTTGAGCTCGTTCCCTCTGTTGAGAAGGTCCGTATGGTCAATTCGGGAACCGAAGCGACAATGTCTGCCATAAGGCTGGCAAGGGGATACACCGGCAGGAACAAGGTTATAAAGTTTGAAGGGGGCTACCACGGCCACGTTGACGCCCTGCTTGTAAAGGCCGGCTCGGGCCTGACAACTTTCGGCGTTCCCACAAGCCCCGGCATACCCGAAGATTTTGCAAAACACACCATAACCGTGCCCTTCAACGACATAGACGCCCTGAAGAGGGTAATAGACGAGGTAGGGCACGACGTTGCGGCCGTTATAATGGAGCCGGTTATGGCAAACGCCGGCCTCATAATCCCGGAACCGGGCTTTTTAGAGGCCGTAAGGGAGCTGACGGCCGAGAAGGGAATCGTTCTGATTTTCGACGAGGTTATCACCGGCTTCAGGCTCTCGTTAGGGGGAGCCCAGGAGTACTTCGGCGTTACTCCCGACCTCTCCTGCTTCGGCAAGATTATAGGGGGAGGCCTTCCCGTAGGAGCCTTCGGAGGTAAGGCCGAGATTATGGACCACCTTGCACCGGAAGGCCCGGTTTACCAGGCCGGAACCCTCTCGGGTAACCCCCTTGCAATGGCGGCAGGTATAGCAACCTTAAAGGAGCTTCAAAAGCCCGGCGTCTACCAAGAGCTCCGCTCAAAAACCGAGAAGCTCTCGGAAGGGCTAAAAGAGGCCGCCAAGGCCGCAGGCATATACGACAAGCTCCACTTTAAGCAGATAGAGAGCATCTCCATCGTTTACTTTACGCCGAAGGAAGTGAAGAACTACCAAGATGCCCTAACCTCCAACACGCAGGCCTACGCGGCCTTCTTCAGGAAGATGCTCCAGCAGGGCGTTTACCTTGCCCCCTCCCAGTTTGAGGTTGCGTTTATGTCTACGGCTCACACCCAAGAGGATATAGAGAAAACCGTTAAGGCCGCAGAAGTGGCCTTTAAAGAGGCCGCCCAACTCCTGTAA
- a CDS encoding DedA family protein translates to MELLNRLLAVAHGHGFLYCFVVSLFEGEFSLILAGVLVKEGTFRFLPSFLGAFFGAAFIYNFWYWLGRLVGEGLLERFPKFKEKEKTVEAKLNRWGALLAFLVPFIYGLRTASAFFLGLFKFPFRVYAAAVTFSCAVWAFTLLSVGYFFGKEAEKLWKSHSLLPLTAVVGIIVLLVLLKALGYFVGEDTGSS, encoded by the coding sequence GTGGAGCTTCTAAACCGCCTTCTCGCCGTGGCCCACGGCCACGGCTTCCTCTACTGCTTCGTAGTCTCCCTCTTCGAAGGGGAGTTCTCTCTCATACTTGCAGGGGTTCTGGTTAAAGAGGGGACTTTTCGCTTCCTCCCATCGTTTCTGGGTGCCTTCTTCGGGGCCGCGTTTATCTACAACTTCTGGTACTGGCTGGGCAGGCTGGTAGGCGAAGGGCTCCTTGAGCGCTTCCCGAAGTTTAAAGAGAAAGAAAAGACGGTAGAGGCCAAACTCAACCGCTGGGGAGCCCTCCTTGCCTTCCTCGTCCCCTTCATATACGGACTCCGAACGGCTTCAGCCTTCTTCCTCGGCCTGTTCAAGTTCCCCTTTAGGGTTTACGCCGCCGCCGTCACCTTTTCCTGCGCAGTGTGGGCCTTTACACTGCTGTCGGTAGGCTACTTTTTCGGCAAAGAGGCGGAGAAACTCTGGAAGAGCCACTCTCTACTGCCCCTTACCGCCGTTGTTGGTATCATAGTTTTACTGGTTCTCCTTAAAGCTTTGGGGTACTTTGTTGGAGAGGATACTGGCTCTTCTTAA
- a CDS encoding DedA family protein: MERILALLKTHPVLFAFVGGFTEGAVTVFLCGVFARLGLFPVASTLTAAYAGTVLSYQLFFLVGRLLKEELLVRFPKLEEEFQRIDREFGRDFDYLSLAVPFIYGMGVVIPLFLGVNGYSWGRFFLLSSASSVVWILGCFWGGYLFGEVSERVLRELFRQELLLLLLLVATLAVSHKLVKFTTRSVSRGKD; encoded by the coding sequence TTGGAGAGGATACTGGCTCTTCTTAAAACTCACCCGGTTCTCTTTGCCTTTGTTGGAGGGTTCACAGAAGGCGCCGTTACCGTTTTCCTGTGCGGGGTTTTTGCCCGTTTGGGGCTCTTTCCGGTTGCCTCAACTCTAACCGCCGCCTACGCAGGAACCGTCCTCTCCTACCAGCTCTTCTTCCTGGTCGGAAGGCTCCTTAAAGAGGAGCTTCTCGTCCGCTTCCCGAAGCTCGAAGAGGAGTTCCAGCGGATAGACAGAGAGTTCGGCAGGGATTTCGACTACCTCTCACTTGCGGTTCCCTTCATATACGGTATGGGGGTGGTAATACCCCTCTTTTTAGGGGTTAACGGCTACTCGTGGGGGCGCTTCTTTCTGCTATCTTCGGCCTCGTCTGTAGTGTGGATTCTGGGCTGCTTCTGGGGAGGGTACCTCTTCGGAGAAGTGTCCGAAAGGGTATTAAGGGAGCTTTTCCGGCAGGAATTACTGCTCCTTCTGCTCTTAGTTGCCACTTTAGCGGTAAGCCACAAGTTGGTGAAATTCACTACAAGGAGCGTAAGCCGTGGGAAAGATTAG
- a CDS encoding AtpZ/AtpI family protein, translating to MGKIRDYIERTSYMMVGVQFALSIFISLAIGYWLDKHFKTFPWLTVFWFFIGLAAGFKNVYRELKKVSR from the coding sequence GTGGGAAAGATTAGGGACTACATAGAGCGCACCTCCTACATGATGGTGGGGGTTCAGTTTGCCCTCTCAATCTTCATAAGCTTGGCAATAGGCTACTGGCTCGATAAACACTTCAAAACCTTTCCGTGGTTGACTGTCTTCTGGTTCTTCATAGGTTTAGCCGCCGGGTTCAAAAACGTTTACAGGGAGCTTAAAAAGGTATCCAGATGA
- the atpB gene encoding F0F1 ATP synthase subunit A, which produces MEHAAVTGVCGPLSQYIDCRVVVTTWLMMVVVLGFAYFLGKNLRKFPNGVQYTFEALTSFIVYTLEDAMGKYGRKFFPLIAGLATFILFANLVGLIPLPWIKQPTSSLNTTLALAIISFLVYNYEGVKKHGLINYIKHFAGPVPWMAPIMFPIEVVSHLSRILSLSFRLFGNMFGDEMVVLVALMLVPFLVPVAGEFIVFANSFLQTFIFCILTVVYIATAIEEHEEEHVGY; this is translated from the coding sequence ATGGAACACGCAGCAGTAACGGGAGTGTGCGGACCCCTCTCACAGTATATAGACTGCAGGGTTGTGGTTACAACCTGGCTCATGATGGTTGTGGTTCTCGGTTTCGCCTACTTCCTCGGAAAGAACCTGAGGAAGTTCCCCAACGGCGTTCAGTATACGTTTGAAGCTCTCACCTCCTTCATCGTTTACACCCTCGAAGACGCCATGGGCAAGTACGGCAGGAAGTTCTTCCCCCTTATAGCCGGACTTGCAACCTTTATCCTGTTTGCGAACCTGGTGGGCCTCATCCCCCTTCCCTGGATAAAGCAGCCCACATCCAGCCTTAACACAACCCTGGCTCTGGCAATAATCTCTTTCCTCGTTTACAACTACGAAGGCGTCAAGAAGCACGGCCTCATTAATTACATCAAACACTTTGCAGGGCCCGTGCCATGGATGGCGCCCATAATGTTCCCGATTGAGGTGGTGTCCCACCTCTCGAGGATTCTCTCCCTCTCTTTCCGTCTCTTCGGTAACATGTTCGGCGACGAAATGGTGGTTCTCGTTGCCCTTATGCTCGTTCCTTTCCTCGTTCCGGTAGCGGGCGAGTTCATAGTGTTTGCAAACAGCTTCCTTCAAACCTTTATCTTCTGTATCCTTACTGTAGTGTACATCGCTACCGCCATTGAAGAGCACGAAGAGGAGCACGTAGGATATTAA
- the atpE gene encoding ATP synthase F0 subunit C yields MKKSYLKSILFTLFLLAVGALPALAGEGGAESGKALILGLSAIGAGLAIGPAAGGAGAGQGQAVRGACEGMARNPQMAGKLTTTMFIGLAIIEALAIYGLVIALILLYANPLV; encoded by the coding sequence ATGAAAAAGAGTTATCTCAAGAGCATCCTTTTCACACTCTTCCTTTTAGCAGTAGGTGCGCTTCCCGCACTTGCAGGTGAAGGGGGTGCTGAGTCCGGTAAGGCGCTTATCCTCGGTCTCTCCGCCATCGGTGCCGGCCTTGCCATCGGTCCCGCCGCAGGCGGTGCAGGTGCAGGTCAGGGTCAGGCGGTCAGGGGAGCCTGTGAAGGTATGGCAAGGAACCCTCAGATGGCCGGTAAACTCACAACCACAATGTTTATCGGTCTGGCTATTATCGAAGCTCTCGCCATCTACGGTCTCGTTATCGCACTCATTCTCCTCTACGCCAACCCGCTCGTTTAA
- a CDS encoding BCAM0308 family protein → MGNRYVPAGRKEYTWESDNPYYEKAKYPEPTVCEECGAVFKDGRWQWPEQLPEPVPEGANRALCPACRRKRDRYPGGIVVLSGEFLKKHRDEILNRVKNVVDDVMSLRPLQRILWINEEDSKVEIATTSEHLARHIGEAVNKAFKGKFEVKYSEGEKLARVYWHRDL, encoded by the coding sequence ATGGGAAACAGGTACGTTCCCGCCGGCAGAAAGGAGTACACGTGGGAGAGCGACAACCCCTACTACGAAAAGGCCAAGTATCCCGAACCTACCGTGTGTGAGGAGTGCGGAGCGGTCTTTAAAGACGGCAGGTGGCAGTGGCCCGAACAGCTGCCGGAGCCCGTTCCGGAAGGGGCAAACAGGGCCCTCTGCCCGGCGTGCAGGCGTAAGAGGGACAGGTACCCGGGCGGCATAGTGGTTCTAAGCGGTGAGTTCCTGAAAAAGCACAGAGACGAGATACTCAACAGGGTGAAGAACGTTGTAGACGATGTAATGTCTCTGAGGCCTTTACAGAGGATTCTCTGGATTAACGAAGAGGACTCAAAAGTTGAGATAGCAACAACCAGCGAGCACCTTGCCCGCCATATAGGGGAGGCCGTTAACAAAGCTTTCAAGGGTAAGTTCGAGGTTAAGTACAGCGAGGGCGAGAAACTGGCGAGGGTTTACTGGCACAGAGATTTATAA